Sequence from the Saccopteryx bilineata isolate mSacBil1 chromosome 6, mSacBil1_pri_phased_curated, whole genome shotgun sequence genome:
ATCTGaaatacttcaaaatattttctatttattgattttttaagagagaaaaacatcaatttgttgttccacccatcccacacccattggttgactcttgtacatatgtgctctgacccgggAGTGAACCTGGTATACCAGggtgacactaaccaactgaactacctggccagggcttcatctcagatagtttagtttttttctttattcctggtGTGTAGCACTTATGCCTAGTGTGAGACCTTTCTGGTGCCTCAACTGGTTGCCTGGGTTGTACCAGTGATAGGGTatcaatataatatacaaataataacatttgtgtgtgtgtgtgtgtgtatgattgcTAGTACACCACATGTAACctattttctagattttctttaGCACCCCCACCCAGGGATGCAAGAGAACTACTGAAGCCAGATGCTCCCATACCCTTGAGGAGATGACTGGCACCCAAGAAGCAATAAAGATCGCAATTGGATTGGAATGCCATGGAGAAGAAATTACGATCTTGGGAACTGGCCATCCTGCTTGATGACTCTTACAATGCTGGGGACCAGCTATCTTACTTTATGACTAACTGCATGCTCTCCATTGTACTAACCTCAcatgaaaaaaagtatataatcaaccCTTGCAACTGAGACTGTAAGGCAGGCTTTGGGCTAAGATATGCTGCctgtcttctcaagttgctggcaatctctttttattttattttcttcttctttttttttttttggtatatttttttctaaagtgagaagcagggaggcagagagacagactcccgcatatgcccgacagGGATATACCCAGCAttcccactagagggcgatgctctgcccatctgcgacattgctctattgcaagcagagccattctagaacctgaggcggaggccacagagccatcctcagtgcctgggccaactttactccaatggagccttggctgcaggaggggaagagagagagagagagaaaggagagagggaagggtagagaagcagatgggcgtttctcctgtgtgccctcgccgggaatcaaacccgggacttccacatgccgggccgatgctctattactgagctaactggccagggctgctggcAGTTTTGACTAAAGATGTCTATTACCGCTTCAGACTCAGTCTCTGCTAATTGGCTATTGCAGCAACGGGTGACCCGAACCCCAGACTGGTTGTAGTCTGGTAACACCAGGACCTCTTCCCTTTGCTCTAACATCATCTCCCTGTGCTAAGAGCTCTCTGCTGTGTCTGTTCAGCTCTCATGTGGCACCTGCCACCAGAGAGGCTCAAAGAACAGTTAGGTTTCTGTAATAAAACTTCCTCTAGTTCTGCTtatttatatgtacacatatttgaaagaataagaataatattgattttataccctgcctcatcactatatatctatatataatctatatccacccatctggggcactgctccattgctcagcaaccgagctcttcttagcacctgaggcatctctctctctctctctctctctatacacacacacacacacacacacacacacacacacacacacacacatatatatatatgaactaaCTGTTGGGGAGAAAATAATCCCAGACATTAAGAGATAAACCTCTAGACTCAGCGGCAGCCACTAAGCAGATCGGACTTCTCTCTTGTTCACGCACCTCACACGGCTTCCTCTGCAAGCATGTCTGATAAACCCGATATGGCTGAGATTGAGAACTTCGATAAGTCAAAATTGAAGAAGACAGAAACGCAAGAGAAAAACCTGCTGCCTTCAAAAGAAACAATTGAACAGGAGAAGCAAGCTGGCGAATTGTAATGAGGCACGCACCACCAATATGCACTGTACATTCCACAAGCATTGCcttcttattttacttcttttagcTGTTTAACTTTGTAAGATGCAAAGAGGTTGGATCAGTTTAAATGACTGTGCTGCCCCTTTTCACATCAGAACTACTGACAATGAAGGCTGCACCTGCCTCTCTCATCCCATGGGCCTGTCTGGCTGGCAGGGAAGGAAAAGAACCTGCATGTTGGTGAAGGAAGAAGCTGGGTGGGACAGTGAAATCTAGAGTAAAAATCAACCTGGGCCAAGGTGTCCTGCAGGCTGTTAAATGCAGTTTAATCAGAGtgccattttttttgttaaaatgattttaattattgGAATGCACAATTTTTAAtatgcaaataaagttttaaaacctgaaaaaaagagataaacctctagtatatataatttaactttttagTCTTAATGAAAACttgcattatatttatattgcttTGATCAATTATGTATTAATAATAGTTGTAATACTAATTCAAATGAGGGGAAATGTTTTTAGCAAAAGACTATGTTCACAAGAAACTGCAAATtaattgtctctttctctctccctatctctctctccaggGATAAGAGAGTCATCAATAAATTATGTTCAAGTATAAACACTTTTTGTATTTAGATGAAAATTTGTGGGGGATTTTGAATGAAAATGAGTTtaagagaaaagaatttaaaagaactCCCGACTGTTAACCAAGAGATtgtttatatgtttataaaaCTTATGACAGTGGGTTTCAAATCACAATGGCTCCATTTGATAAATTTAAGGAATGAtgtcatgtttttttttcagagtcaatatttataatatttgagaAATTACATTCATTGCAATTATTTAAATGTGATGAAAAATTTTGATATTATCTTAATGTGGGGGGGCTTACAAATGTGCACAAAATTAGTTTATTGAGTAATTATGCAAAATGCTTTGAGGACCGTGGGTCTGGCTACCCTTTTCTGTCACCTGAGTCATCACAAGAGACACAAATGGTCTGCCTGTTTTCCATTTTGTCCCCAACAGCAAACAggttcatctttttatttatttatttttattcagtgagaggaggagagacagagagacagactctcacatgagcccacactggaatccacccagcaagctcactggGGGTgaagctctgtccatctggggcattgctccattgctcagcaaccgagctcttcttagcacctgaggcagaggccaaggagccatccgcagtgccctgggaccaactcacttcaactgagccatgactgcagaaagggaagagagaaagagagagagagagagagagagagagagagagagggagatgcaagagggggaggggtagagaagcagatgggtacctctcctgtgtgccctgacctgaaatcTAACCTGGGACACCCATATGTCAGTTGGctttgccactgagccaaccagccagggccaggttcatctttttaaaagttaaattaggTTCTCAGTAATTTCCCATTTCAGTTAATACAGAATCCAGTATATAGCAAGCCCCTGAAACGTTCCGTGGTTAAATGCTCCCCTCTCCTCATTCATGGGCATTCTCCTCTCTGGTCCCCTCACACTGCCTTACAGTACGCACTGTATATTTATTCCCTTCAGCCAGATAAGCACCTGGAGGCAGGTGCTCTGCTCTCTTCCCGCACCTGTGTCTGCCATGTATCAGATGCTCAGTACACATCTCCTAGAATAGATGAAACAATAGACCTTCGTAAAACTTGGGTCTGGGTCTCTTCCACATGTCTGTAGCTCCCTGATGGAAACAGCAGCGACGCTGCCTAAACTCTCAAGCATCTGCTAGTGCTGCTCTTCCCCCCTGTCACCACGGGTCCACATGCTGGCTTGCTTTTGGCCTTCCTTCTTTCACACATGGTAACTCTATATTGATGCAATATGGCTGCTTTGCTTGCTCACTGCTGCGTGTCCAAATCTGGCCTGTGCCTCGTATACAATGGATGCTTACTGAGAACTCAGAATGGATGGAAGGCCCTGTGCAAGCCCTGCCTCTGCTCTGGAGCCTCTCTGACTGTCCCAGCCTTCAGtgactcctttcctttttttttttttttcccccacaaggacagagagagagtcagagagtgggatagacagggacagacgggaacagagagagatgagaagcatcaatcatcagtttttcgttgcaagaccttagttgttcattgattgctttctcatatgtgccttgaccacgggccttcagcagatcaagtaaccccttgctcaagccagcgaccttgggtccaagctggtgagcttttgctcaaaccagatgagcccacgctcaagctggtgacctcggggtcttgaacctgggtcctctgcatcccagtccgccgctctatccactgcaccaccgcctggtcaggcgactccTTTCGTTTTAAGAACCTTGAGGTCCTCATCATTTCTACTTGCATAAGGCCTGGCATTGCCTATCTTTTTATCCAGGTGCCTAATATCTACAGTAAGGATACACCTGGGATACATTAGTGCAGTACTACAAACTCATCCACTTTTTGTCTGCAGGCCTGGGTTCCTGCATATTGCAGACACTCTGTGCTGATGAAAACATGTCAAAAGTAGGTGAATGTTTCTAGCAGCTTTGTATAGGTTTGTTAACAGCAGATAACACGTGCTCCAATCACTATCAATAAATTTATCTCAGTGAAATTCCCAAAAGCCAGGTAGAGTGGTGCATGTGTTGGGTTATGTGTACTAAACACAAAACAAGAGCACAGCACCAGGATGTCAGAGACTGGGACAACACATTCTACAATCCCTTTGTCAACAGTGACTTGGAAACATTTGATATGCTTAATCGTATGCTCTTTCAATTGACtgtgtattgtttttatttttatttagtttttagagagaggaagggagaaaggagagagatgaagagcatcaactcgtaggtgcagcactttagttgttcattgattgcttctcatacattccttgatGTTGGgagtgggggctccagctgtgccagtgaccccatgctcaagctcaagctggcgagcctgcattcaagctggcaacctcagggtttcaaatctgggacctcaatATCCCAagtcgacactgtatccactgcacaactACCAGTCAGgtaattgtgtatttttttaaataaaaggtttCCCCACTTATCATTTCCATACTTGTCTCAACACCACCTAAAACCTCCCCAATATATGAGTTAGTATTTAATGAaactactgtatttttttctgtctacGACATTCTGTCATACTATGGTTCAAAGCAGTTTGAACTCTTAGAAACTTATACTATAACTGCAAA
This genomic interval carries:
- the LOC136308089 gene encoding thymosin beta-4-like, with the translated sequence MSDKPDMAEIENFDKSKLKKTETQEKNLLPSKETIEQEKQAGEL